One Cardinium endosymbiont of Culicoides punctatus genomic window carries:
- the smpB gene encoding SsrA-binding protein SmpB — MSGKKTKLPVNVHIQNRKARFEFSFLERYVAGIVLQGTEIKSIRMGKASLQEAYCYFNQSSLCIKGMHIDAYVHGNIYNHEEKRDRKLLLQKKELQKLIKSQAKGLTIIPLQLFINQRGFAKVEIALSRGKKIHDKRQAIKERDLERSGSNQIIT, encoded by the coding sequence ATGTCAGGAAAAAAAACGAAACTTCCTGTAAATGTTCATATTCAAAATAGAAAAGCCCGTTTTGAATTTAGTTTTTTAGAGAGATATGTAGCTGGCATTGTTTTACAAGGGACAGAAATAAAGTCCATTCGAATGGGTAAAGCATCACTGCAAGAAGCATATTGTTACTTTAATCAATCTTCACTTTGCATAAAAGGCATGCATATTGATGCATATGTCCATGGTAATATCTATAACCATGAAGAGAAACGTGACCGAAAGTTGCTATTGCAAAAAAAAGAATTACAAAAGCTAATTAAAAGTCAAGCAAAAGGACTTACCATAATACCTTTGCAACTATTTATCAATCAAAGAGGGTTTGCTAAAGTAGAGATAGCCCTATCACGTGGAAAAAAAATCCATGATAAACGTCAGGCTATTAAAGAAAGAGACTTAGAACGTTCTGGTAGTAATCAGATAATTACATAA
- a CDS encoding AMP-binding protein has product MEKEPWLTHYPESLLQKIDFSAYSSLVHMIEETFSKYRDLPMCENMGKILTFDAVDKLSKSFAAYIQQYTNLEIGTHVAIQLPNLLQYPIVVFGLLRAGLVVVNINPQYTPHEMAYQLKDAGVRAIVVLENFAYKLAKILPETSIQTIIITKVGDMLGSVKGRLLNFAIKHIKKLIPTYDLPQAISFKQTLEIGRKAIFSPVSLQSSDIAFLQYTGGTTGVSKAAILSHGNITANLQQLEPVMRLRLKERVERTIIPLPFYHILGLGSLFAMAKIGAKSLLITNPRDIPRFVKELKKNKPTCLIGLNTLFEKLLTNEQFRKLDFSTMKLTVAGGMSTQAIVKEQWEGLTGSKLVEGYGLTECSPGVSTDMINGVNHIPFPETSVIIANEEGDALPYGVAGELLVKGPQVTQSYWQKPMETEQAFINGWFRTGDIAIMDANGFISIVDRKKDMINVSGFNVYPNEIEHVLIGHPKVLEVGAIGVEDITLKEAIKVFIVKKDATLTAEEIINYCKEKMTRYKIPKYIEFRNSLPKSPIGKVLRKLLKE; this is encoded by the coding sequence ATGGAAAAGGAACCTTGGCTTACTCATTATCCTGAATCACTGCTTCAAAAAATTGATTTTTCTGCATATAGCTCATTGGTCCATATGATAGAAGAAACTTTTTCAAAATATAGAGATTTGCCAATGTGTGAAAACATGGGTAAAATACTTACTTTTGATGCAGTAGATAAACTTTCAAAATCTTTTGCGGCTTATATACAACAATATACCAATTTAGAAATTGGCACACATGTTGCCATTCAATTACCCAATCTACTACAATACCCAATTGTAGTATTTGGTCTATTACGTGCAGGTTTAGTAGTTGTAAACATTAATCCACAATATACTCCTCATGAAATGGCTTACCAGCTCAAAGACGCTGGTGTACGGGCTATTGTTGTATTAGAGAATTTTGCTTACAAGCTGGCTAAAATCTTGCCAGAGACATCTATACAAACGATTATTATTACAAAGGTAGGTGACATGCTTGGTTCCGTTAAAGGCAGGTTGCTAAATTTTGCCATTAAACATATTAAAAAACTGATTCCTACATATGATCTCCCACAGGCAATCTCTTTTAAACAAACATTAGAGATAGGTAGAAAAGCCATATTTTCTCCTGTATCTTTACAGTCTTCAGATATAGCTTTTTTGCAATATACTGGTGGTACTACTGGCGTGTCAAAAGCAGCTATTCTATCTCATGGGAACATTACAGCTAACTTACAACAACTAGAACCTGTAATGCGTCTTAGATTAAAGGAAAGGGTAGAGAGAACCATTATCCCACTTCCATTTTATCATATTTTAGGGTTAGGCAGCCTATTTGCTATGGCTAAAATAGGTGCAAAATCTTTACTTATTACAAATCCTAGAGATATTCCAAGATTTGTAAAAGAATTAAAAAAAAATAAACCGACTTGTTTAATAGGACTCAATACGCTTTTTGAAAAACTATTAACCAATGAGCAATTTAGAAAATTAGATTTTTCTACTATGAAACTTACAGTAGCAGGGGGCATGAGCACACAAGCCATTGTTAAGGAACAATGGGAGGGATTAACTGGTAGTAAACTCGTAGAAGGATATGGTCTTACAGAATGTTCTCCTGGTGTTTCTACAGATATGATAAATGGGGTAAACCATATCCCTTTTCCAGAAACATCTGTAATAATAGCTAATGAAGAAGGTGATGCGTTACCTTACGGAGTAGCAGGAGAGTTACTCGTTAAAGGTCCTCAGGTAACCCAATCTTATTGGCAAAAGCCAATGGAAACAGAACAGGCTTTTATCAATGGATGGTTTAGAACGGGTGACATTGCCATTATGGATGCAAATGGATTTATATCAATTGTAGATCGTAAAAAAGATATGATTAATGTTTCTGGATTTAATGTATATCCCAATGAGATAGAGCATGTTTTAATAGGCCATCCTAAAGTATTAGAGGTCGGTGCTATTGGCGTAGAAGATATTACACTCAAAGAAGCTATAAAGGTATTTATTGTAAAAAAGGATGCAACACTCACTGCAGAGGAAATTATAAACTACTGTAAGGAAAAAATGACTCGATATAAAATTCCTAAATATATTGAGTTCCGCAATAGTTTGCCTAAATCTCCTATTGGGAAAGTACTCCGGAAGCTTTTAAAAGAATAG
- a CDS encoding ribosome maturation factor RimM: MSLFSIQLFYDSIQRDQYFHIGSFGKPIGINGEIIAKFLYELDESVLKKLPAFFVEREQIKVPYHINNISFKEGKAIVQLDLIRSKTVAYTLCNLPLFIPTPLKSECIKTAHASIPCDFLIDFLVHDTQLGPLGKVETIYPVQDQYILGIAYQNKELLVPYHREFIIKTDEKHKKITIQLPEGYLDAMQ, from the coding sequence ATGTCTTTATTTTCCATTCAACTATTTTACGATTCCATTCAAAGAGATCAGTACTTCCATATTGGCTCATTCGGAAAGCCAATTGGCATCAATGGTGAAATTATAGCCAAATTTTTATATGAGCTAGATGAGTCAGTATTAAAAAAGCTGCCTGCATTCTTTGTAGAGAGAGAACAGATAAAAGTTCCCTATCATATCAACAATATTTCTTTTAAAGAGGGTAAAGCAATTGTACAATTGGATTTAATTCGATCGAAAACAGTAGCTTATACATTGTGCAACCTACCATTGTTTATTCCAACACCACTTAAGTCTGAATGTATAAAAACAGCGCATGCTTCTATCCCCTGTGATTTTTTAATAGACTTTTTAGTCCATGATACACAACTAGGCCCTCTGGGTAAGGTAGAGACTATATATCCTGTACAGGATCAATATATACTTGGCATTGCTTATCAGAATAAAGAATTGCTAGTCCCCTACCATAGGGAATTTATAATAAAAACAGATGAAAAACATAAAAAAATAACTATACAACTCCCAGAAGGTTATTTAGATGCTATGCAATAA
- the rplS gene encoding 50S ribosomal protein L19 → MNHLIKYVETVCNSNPAEKCPAFFKAGDTVNVHVKIQEGNKVRIQQFEGTVIQRRNPNSSGETFTVRKVSKEVGVERIFPLFSPNIEKIEVKRRGYVRRARIFYLRGKQGKAARIKELR, encoded by the coding sequence ATGAATCATTTGATAAAATATGTTGAGACAGTATGTAATTCCAACCCAGCAGAAAAGTGTCCTGCTTTTTTTAAGGCGGGAGATACTGTTAATGTGCATGTAAAAATACAAGAAGGAAATAAAGTTCGTATCCAGCAATTTGAGGGGACAGTGATCCAACGTAGAAATCCTAACAGTAGCGGAGAAACATTTACAGTACGTAAGGTCTCTAAAGAAGTTGGTGTGGAACGTATCTTTCCTTTGTTCTCGCCTAACATAGAAAAAATAGAAGTAAAAAGAAGGGGATATGTACGTAGAGCTAGGATTTTTTATCTACGAGGCAAACAAGGTAAAGCCGCTCGTATCAAAGAGCTGAGGTAA
- the lepA gene encoding translation elongation factor 4 has product MKNIRNFCIIAHIDHGKSTLADRLLELTETIGVREQKNQVLDNMDLERERGITIKSHAIQMKYVLDGQSYLLNLIDTPGHVDFTYEVSRSIAACEGALLVIDASQGVEAQTISNLYLALEQNLTIIPVLNKIDLPGAMPEDVKDQIVELIGCDRDSIISASAKQGIGIREILQAVVTHIPAPKGDVNAPLQSMIFDSVYNTFRGVEVYFRVFNGTIKPGDQIKFISTDVTYKVEEVGVLKLQQVPQLFIEAGNVGYMIAGIKNASEVKVGDTITHIDKAGHATGMALKGFEDVKPMVFAGIYPVDTTEYELLRDSMEKLKLNDASLVWEPETSAALGFGFRCGFLGMLHMEIIQERLEKEFNITIITTVPSVQFHVIDNKGQLVKIQAPAEMPDLNIVDRIEEPLILAQIITKSEFVGGIIKLCMDRRGIFKNQVYLTTDRVELSFELPLAEVVFDFFDKLKTISRGYASLDYELSRFIESDLVKLDILLHNEKVDALSAIVHRNNAYDRGKVLCKKLKEIIPRHMFEVSIQAAIGSKIIARETVKSLRKNVIAKCYGGDISRKRKLLEKQKKGKKRMRQVGSVEVPQEAFMAVLKLDE; this is encoded by the coding sequence ATGAAAAACATTAGAAATTTTTGCATAATTGCACACATTGACCATGGGAAAAGTACCCTTGCAGATCGTTTACTAGAATTAACCGAAACCATTGGTGTACGGGAGCAGAAAAATCAAGTATTAGATAATATGGATTTAGAGCGTGAGCGAGGTATTACGATCAAAAGCCATGCCATTCAGATGAAGTATGTTCTTGATGGCCAGTCCTATTTACTTAACCTAATTGATACGCCGGGACATGTCGACTTTACCTATGAAGTTTCTCGATCTATTGCTGCTTGTGAGGGTGCCTTATTAGTTATAGATGCCTCACAGGGGGTAGAAGCACAAACCATTTCCAACTTGTATCTCGCATTGGAACAAAATCTGACCATTATCCCTGTACTCAATAAGATAGATCTTCCTGGAGCGATGCCAGAAGATGTCAAAGACCAAATTGTAGAATTGATAGGATGTGATAGAGATAGCATTATCTCTGCCAGTGCAAAGCAAGGTATAGGGATTCGTGAAATTCTACAAGCAGTCGTTACCCACATACCCGCACCTAAAGGAGATGTTAATGCGCCATTACAATCTATGATTTTTGACTCCGTTTACAACACTTTTCGTGGAGTAGAGGTGTATTTTAGGGTTTTTAATGGAACCATTAAACCAGGAGATCAAATTAAATTTATTAGTACAGATGTAACCTACAAGGTAGAAGAAGTCGGCGTATTAAAACTCCAACAAGTTCCCCAGTTATTTATAGAAGCGGGAAATGTAGGATACATGATAGCTGGGATTAAAAATGCAAGTGAGGTAAAGGTTGGGGATACGATTACACATATAGATAAAGCTGGACATGCTACAGGCATGGCACTTAAAGGATTTGAAGATGTCAAGCCTATGGTTTTTGCTGGAATATATCCAGTAGATACTACGGAGTATGAGCTACTCAGAGACTCCATGGAGAAACTAAAGTTAAATGATGCATCACTTGTCTGGGAGCCAGAAACATCGGCTGCTTTGGGCTTTGGGTTTCGATGTGGTTTCCTTGGCATGCTCCATATGGAAATTATCCAGGAACGTCTTGAAAAAGAATTCAATATCACTATTATAACTACTGTTCCATCGGTACAATTTCATGTAATTGATAACAAAGGTCAATTGGTAAAGATCCAAGCTCCTGCAGAAATGCCAGACTTAAATATAGTAGATCGGATTGAAGAGCCACTTATTCTAGCACAAATTATTACGAAATCTGAATTTGTGGGAGGCATTATAAAACTCTGCATGGACAGAAGGGGTATTTTTAAAAACCAGGTATACCTCACAACAGATCGTGTAGAACTTAGTTTTGAACTACCTTTAGCAGAAGTAGTATTCGATTTCTTTGATAAACTGAAGACCATCTCACGAGGATATGCTTCGTTAGACTATGAATTATCTAGATTTATAGAGTCTGATCTTGTAAAATTAGATATTCTATTGCACAATGAAAAAGTAGATGCGTTGTCAGCCATTGTTCATAGAAACAATGCTTATGACCGTGGCAAGGTCTTATGTAAAAAACTTAAAGAAATCATTCCTCGACATATGTTTGAAGTTAGTATTCAAGCAGCTATTGGTAGTAAAATAATTGCCAGAGAGACTGTCAAATCATTGCGAAAGAACGTAATTGCTAAATGCTATGGAGGAGATATCTCACGTAAAAGAAAGCTTTTAGAAAAACAAAAAAAAGGGAAAAAAAGAATGCGACAAGTTGGATCAGTGGAAGTTCCACAAGAGGCTTTTATGGCTGTATTAAAGCTAGATGAATAA
- the rpmB gene encoding 50S ribosomal protein L28 encodes MARICDITGKRPIVGNNVSHANNKTKRWFYPNLQKKNFYIPEEDIWVPFKVCTSVIRTINKKGISAVLKEAKQQGTLSKKYHWLV; translated from the coding sequence ATGGCAAGAATTTGTGATATAACAGGGAAAAGGCCGATTGTAGGAAACAATGTGTCCCATGCAAATAATAAAACCAAAAGGTGGTTTTATCCAAATTTGCAGAAGAAAAATTTTTATATTCCAGAAGAAGATATTTGGGTTCCATTTAAAGTCTGTACTTCTGTTATCCGTACCATAAACAAAAAAGGTATTAGTGCGGTTTTAAAAGAAGCCAAACAACAAGGAACTCTGTCAAAGAAATATCATTGGTTGGTCTAA
- the rpmG gene encoding 50S ribosomal protein L33 produces the protein MAKKKGGRVQVILECTEHKSSGMRGMSRYCTEKNRTTTTARMELKKYNPILKRHTVHKEIK, from the coding sequence ATGGCAAAGAAAAAAGGTGGAAGAGTGCAAGTGATTTTAGAATGTACAGAGCACAAAAGTAGTGGCATGAGAGGTATGTCACGATACTGTACAGAAAAAAACAGAACTACTACTACGGCACGCATGGAGTTAAAAAAGTATAATCCTATACTTAAACGTCATACGGTTCACAAAGAAATTAAATAA
- a CDS encoding DUF4295 domain-containing protein has translation MAKKVVATLSKGDTKKLVKLIQAKKSEKTGAYTFRSKIIAPELMKELLSKEI, from the coding sequence ATGGCAAAAAAGGTAGTTGCAACACTTTCCAAAGGAGATACAAAAAAATTGGTTAAATTGATTCAAGCAAAAAAATCAGAAAAAACAGGTGCTTATACTTTTCGAAGTAAAATTATTGCACCTGAATTAATGAAAGAACTTTTATCCAAAGAAATATAA
- the ftsY gene encoding signal recognition particle-docking protein FtsY, protein MDIFNFFSKSSSPKEKGDVEKDLAKTGKSFWSKLSKIIVGKSTVDSDILDKLEELLLSSDVGIATTMQIITSIEKRVAQDKYINTNELDQILKTEVKKLLSTSPKLECLVRDTDVHPHIILVVGVNGVGKTTTIGKLAAQFIAQGKKVILGAADTFRAAAVEQLTIWGNRVGATVIARAMQSDPSSVAHEAVQRGIEQKADVIIIDTAGRLHTKIHLVNELSKIKRTIQKCLPGAPQEILLILDGTTGQNAFIQAEAFTAAVQVTGIVITKLDGTSKGGVVLGIANQFSIPIKYIGVGEQIGDLRPFNAQEFVDSLFQNW, encoded by the coding sequence GTGGATATTTTTAATTTTTTTTCTAAATCTTCTAGCCCAAAAGAGAAAGGGGATGTAGAGAAGGACCTTGCTAAAACAGGAAAGTCCTTCTGGAGTAAACTGTCTAAAATTATTGTTGGTAAATCTACTGTTGATAGTGATATTTTAGATAAATTAGAAGAGCTTCTTCTGAGTTCAGATGTTGGAATAGCTACTACAATGCAGATCATAACCTCAATAGAAAAGCGTGTTGCACAGGATAAGTATATTAATACCAACGAACTAGATCAAATATTAAAGACTGAAGTAAAAAAACTTTTGTCCACTTCTCCTAAATTAGAATGTCTAGTCAGAGACACAGATGTGCATCCACATATAATTCTTGTAGTAGGCGTTAATGGTGTAGGTAAAACAACAACTATTGGAAAACTTGCTGCACAGTTTATAGCTCAAGGTAAAAAGGTTATACTTGGAGCGGCAGATACTTTTCGTGCTGCTGCGGTGGAACAACTTACCATTTGGGGTAATCGTGTAGGAGCAACAGTTATAGCACGAGCCATGCAAAGCGACCCTTCTTCTGTTGCTCATGAAGCTGTGCAAAGAGGAATCGAGCAGAAAGCAGACGTTATCATTATAGACACAGCAGGTCGACTACATACTAAAATCCACCTTGTGAATGAGCTTTCTAAAATCAAACGAACGATTCAAAAATGCCTTCCTGGTGCACCTCAAGAAATATTACTTATATTAGATGGTACTACAGGCCAAAATGCTTTTATCCAAGCAGAAGCTTTTACTGCTGCGGTACAGGTTACAGGCATTGTTATCACCAAACTAGACGGAACCTCTAAAGGGGGTGTAGTACTTGGTATAGCGAATCAATTTTCTATTCCAATCAAATATATTGGAGTAGGGGAACAAATAGGGGATTTAAGACCTTTTAATGCACAAGAATTCGTCGATTCTTTATTCCAAAATTGGTAA
- a CDS encoding ubiquitin carboxyl-terminal hydrolase family protein, which produces MQFIDLAKRIIQSVGVITSMLWMSECACNRSTVKTTPVPAEPSLSTEEERDKAVSAEWSATSTRDINNNTPPSLAPEGGPRGISNVGNTCYMNAVLQVIAALYADKVPDSPLQEMIAKINAPERECISSKEVDDLKKELVKLSEKESVLEKMIRSTEQHDAHEFFQLLNEKLLFLEQCISGGVNGYVLEFHPTNWNNSFSDMIKEANPTFINFSDKLYVRIDRTDPQKSTKIDDNITETKTITIKSDKNDTDYTLSGFIVHKGGSMQGGHYVAYVKKGGQWYLSDDSNVTRKEETAAIKASEKAYLFFYTK; this is translated from the coding sequence ATGCAATTCATAGATCTCGCTAAAAGGATCATACAGTCAGTAGGTGTTATAACATCTATGTTATGGATGTCAGAATGCGCCTGTAATAGGTCTACAGTTAAAACTACACCTGTGCCAGCAGAGCCATCACTGTCTACAGAAGAAGAGCGAGATAAAGCCGTTTCGGCAGAATGGTCTGCAACGAGTACGAGAGATATAAATAATAATACTCCTCCATCTCTGGCTCCTGAAGGAGGGCCTAGGGGAATTTCTAATGTTGGCAATACTTGCTATATGAACGCCGTTTTACAAGTTATTGCTGCTTTGTATGCAGACAAGGTGCCAGATAGTCCACTCCAGGAAATGATTGCCAAAATAAATGCTCCAGAAAGGGAATGTATCAGTAGCAAGGAGGTTGATGACTTAAAAAAGGAATTAGTAAAATTGTCTGAAAAAGAGTCTGTTTTAGAAAAGATGATCCGTTCTACTGAACAACATGATGCTCATGAATTTTTTCAACTACTTAATGAAAAACTACTTTTTTTGGAACAATGTATTTCAGGTGGTGTAAATGGTTATGTGCTTGAATTTCATCCTACTAATTGGAACAATTCGTTTAGCGATATGATCAAAGAAGCAAATCCGACTTTTATCAATTTCTCTGATAAGCTATATGTTCGAATTGATCGAACGGATCCTCAAAAATCAACTAAAATAGATGATAATATAACAGAAACCAAAACAATAACCATTAAATCAGATAAAAACGATACCGATTACACATTAAGTGGCTTTATAGTTCATAAAGGTGGAAGTATGCAGGGGGGGCATTATGTGGCTTATGTAAAAAAAGGTGGTCAATGGTACTTATCCGATGATAGCAATGTAACAAGAAAAGAAGAAACAGCTGCAATAAAAGCATCTGAAAAGGCGTATTTATTTTTCTATACTAAATAG